In a single window of the Salmo trutta chromosome 21, fSalTru1.1, whole genome shotgun sequence genome:
- the LOC115157250 gene encoding angiopoietin-related protein 1, whose product MGPRALCLFVLLGLSVWGSSEGLRSPILTRRRRAPEATGEPPKKCSYTFLVPEQKITGPICASRGLHTDKDRVTRLDVAAVRDLLSKQRREMDNLKLVVDVDGNMVNEMKLLRKESRNMNSRVTQLYMQLLHEIIRKRDNSLELAQLEGRILNATAESLRLAARYRDLEVRYATLSAMVNNQSVLIGALEERCLQVYGRLQEQPPQGPPLVQVVPENIPVSIPRFTNEIQRDHSRAFPRERGSRVGPAPTGGTLELRTAPQGNFSTEGPFRDCLQAQEAGHSTSGMYLLKPDEAERPMQVWCEQGLDNGGWTVIQSRRDGSVNFFRNWDAYKNGFGNIDGEYWLGLLGIYNLGKQSDYRLLVELEDWVGKKVYAEYSSFHLEPESEGYRLRLGTYQGNAGDSLSSHNGKQFTTLDQDKDAFSGNCAHFHKGGWWYNSCGQANLNGVWYSGGVYRSKFQDGIFWADYGGGFYSMKGVRMMVRPID is encoded by the exons CAGCAGTGAGGGCCTCAGATCCCCCATCCTGACCCGGAGACGGAGGGCCCCAGAGGCCACAGGAGAACCACCCAAAAAGTGCTCGTACACCTTCCTGGTCCCTGAGCAGAAGATCACAGGGCCCATCTGCGCCAGCCGGGGCCTACACACGGACAAGGATCGCGTGACCCGCCTGGACGTGGCGGCAGTGAGGGACCTGCTCTCCAAACAGAGACGGGAGATGGACAACCTGAAGCTGGTGGTGGATGTGGACGGAAACATGGTGAATGAGATGAAGCTGCTGAGGAAGGAGAGCAGGAACATGAACTCCAGGGTGACCCAGCTCTACATGCAGCTGCTTCATGAGATCATCAGGAAGAGAGACAATTCTCTGGAGCTGGCTCAGCTGGAGGGACGCATTCTCAACGCCACAGCAGAGTCCCTACGCCTGGCTGCCCGCTACCGCGACCTGGAGGTCCGCTACGCCACGCTCTCCGCCATGGTCAACAACCAGTCGGTTCTGATTGGTGCCCTGGAGGAGCGCTGTCTACAGGTGTACGGCCGGCTGCAGGAGCAGCCTCCTCAGGGCCCACCGCTGGTACAGGTAGTGCCGGAGAACATACCGGTTAGCATCCCAAGGTTCACCAACGAGATCCAGAGGGACCATAGCCGGGCGTTCCCCAGAgaaaggggctcccgagtgggacCGGCACCCACAGGAGGCACCCTGGAGCTCCGGACGGCTCCGCAGGGCAACTTCAGCACAGAGG GTCCTTTCAGGGACTGTCTTCAGGCGCAGGAGGCTGGCCATAGCACCAGCGGAATGTACCTGCTGAAACCTGACGAGGCAGAGAGGCCCATGCAGGTGTGGTGTGAGCAGGGTCTGGACAACGGAGGCTGGACTGTCATCCAGAGCAGGAGGGATGGCTCCGTCAACTTCTTCAGGAACTGGGACGCCTACAAG AATGGATTTGGCAACATAGACGGTGAGTACTGGCTGGGGTTGCTTGGGATCTACAACTTAGGGAAGCAGTCTGACTACAGACTTCTAGTGGAGCTGGAGGACTGGGTGGGGAAGAAGGTGTATGCTGAGTACAGCAGCTTTCACCTGGAGCCTGAGAGCGAGGGCTACCGCCTGAGGCTGGGCACCTATCAGGGAAACGCTGGTGACTCACTCAGCAGCCACAACGGCAAGCAGTTCACCACACTGGACCAAGACAAGGACGCCTTCTCAG GTAACTGTGCACACTTCCATAAGGGAGGCTGGTGGTACAACTCCTGTGGCCAGGCCAACCTGAACGGTGTTTGGTACTCCGGTGGGGTCTACCGCAGCAAGTTTCAGGATGGAATCTTCTGGGCGGACTATGGCGGAGGATTCTACTCTATGAAGGGAGTCCGCATGATGGTCAGACCCATAGACTGA